Below is a genomic region from Sulfitobacter sp. OXR-159.
ACCACCTAGCGCGGCCCGCCCTTCGGCCCCTGACCGCCGGAGCATCGCCGCATGACCATCGACAAGACCAAAATCCGCAACGCCGCCACGGTGATCGTGCTGCGCGACCGCCATGTGACCCCGCATATCCTGATGGGGCAACGTGGGGCCAAGGCGGCATTCATGCCCAATAAGTTCGTTTTTCCCGGTGGAGCGGTGGACGCAGCCGATGCGCGCGTGCCGCTGGCCGCCCCGGTGAATGAACTCTGTCACGGCAGGCTCTGCGACGATGCAGAACCGTCCTTGGCACATGCCATCGCCGTCGCGGCCATCCGTGAGTTGTGGGAGGAAACCGGGCTGGTGCTGGGCCGCAAGGGCGCGTGGGAGGGCGACGTGCCCGCCGATTGGAAAACCTTCGCCGCCACTGGCCATCTGCCCGACGCCTCTGCCCTGCAATTCGTGTTTCGCGCACTGACACCTCCGGGCCGTCCGCGCCGCTTTGATGCGCGGTTCTTTTTGGTCGACGCCGAAGACATCGCCAGCGATCCGGATGATTTCGATGCCGCCTGTGATGAGCTTTCGCATCTGCAATGGGTGCCGCTCAGCCGGGCGCGGTCGTTTGACATGCCCTTCATCACCGAGGTCGTGCTGGCCGAAGTCGCCGCCCGCGCACGCGATACCAATCCGCCCGCCTCGGTCCCGTTTTTCAAAAACAACGACGAAGAGAGCCTGTTCCTGCGTCTCCATGGCCGCCCGATGACGGGCTAAGTCGCCATCACCAGCGCCAGGATCGACAGCGCCAGCACGGCCATCCCCGCCCATTCCCGGCGCGAGATCCTTTCGCGGAAGAAGAGGGTCGAGGCGGCGATGCTCAGCATCAGCTCCACCTGCCCCAAAGCCTTCACATAGGCCGCGTTTTGCAGGGTGAAGGCGATGAACCAGCACAGCGAGCCACCCATCGAGGTCAGCCCAATCCAGACCGCCACCCGCCGCGCCGCCCAAACCCGGCGCATCTGTCCCGGTTCGCGCTGCCGCAGCCAGACAGCCATGATCAGCGTCTGCATCAGCACCACCGCCGCCAGCGTCACGCCCGCGCGCAGCAGCGGATCGTCAGAGACCACGGCCAATGACGCGCCGCGATAGCAGACCGCCGAAATGGCGAACAAAAACCCCGAAGCGATCCCCAGCCCCGCCGCGCGGTTGCGCAGATCGGCCAACCGCAGCCCCTTGGCCTCGGCCCCGCCGGACAGAAGCAGCAGGCCAACAACCCCAAGTGCAATGGCCGCGAACCCCGCGCCAGAGACACCTTCGCCCAGCACGATCCAGCCCATCAGCACGGTCTGGATCACTTCGGTCTTCTTAAAGGTGATGCCCACAGCAAAATTGCGCTGCTTGAACAAAAGCACCACGCAGACCGTTGCCATGATCTGCGCCGTGCCGCCCATCAATCCATAAAGCCAGAACCCCGGCCCTAGCGCGGGCAGCGCCTGCCCGCTAAGGCCCAGATAGAGCGGCAGCAGCAGCGCGATGAAGGGCGCGGAGTAGAGAAACCGCGAAAACGTCGCCCCGCCCGCCGACAGCGTATCGGTCGCCAAATGCTTTTGCAGCATGAAGCGCCCGGTTTGAAACGTGGCGGCGGCAAGGGTGACGAGGATCCACAGATCGGGCGCGAAAATACTGTCCATAACAGCCTATAGGCCGAAGCCGGGCGGCAGTGCCAGCGCCGTCGTGGTCAGCGCCTCATTTGCAAGGCGCTGAGGTCGTAGCCGTTGAAATCTAAAATCTCTTGCGCCGCGGTGATCCGGTCTTCGCCGCCTGTCGCCCGACGGTCAAGAATCCAGCCGTACCCCCCTTCGGGGCTGCCGATGACGGCGGTGCGGAACCCCTCATCGACCCAAAGCACCCAGAATGCGCGCTCGGCCCCACCCACGGCGGCGCGCATGGTATAGCGCGCCGGGCCCTCTTCGCTCAGCGCCCAAAGATCACGGCGGTCGGTGCAGACCCCAGCCGCATTACAGGATTGGCGGTGCTCGATCAGCGTTGGCCCCTGCGGCGAAAAGGTCACTGCGCGCAGATTGGCATCTTTGGGAAAGGCCGCCCGGACCTGCCAATCGCCGCCAAACTGCGCCGCGTCATAGCGGCTGGTGGCCCCGATCAGCGCCTCGGCATTGCGAAAGCCGGTCTGCGCGGGCGGCGGTGCGCTGCGGTTGCAGGCGGCCAGTGCGCCGAGCAGCATAAGCACAGCGACACGGCGCGCCCCAGAAGATGCGAAACGGCCCATCAATAGGGCATCGGATGGGATTTATGCGCCGCATCAAGGTCGGCCATCACCTCATCGCTCAGGGTCAGGTCGGACCCGCCGAGCGCCACATCAAGCTGCTCTAGGCTGGTCGCGCCAAAGATCACCGAGCCCATGAAGGGCCGCGTCGCGCACCATGCCAGCGCCATCTGCACCGGGTCGAGCCCATGTTTCTGCGCCACATCAAGGTAGGCGGCAACCGCCTCAAAGGCGCGGGGTGTGACGCGGCCGCCCAGGTCTTCGTTCAGCGACAGACGCGATCCAGCGGGCACTTTGCCACCCTGATATTTCCCGGTCAGCAACCCTGCGGCGAGGGGTGAGAAAGACAGCATGTCGATCTGTTCGTTCACACATGTTTCCGACACATCCGTATCCGCCAAACGGCACATCAGCGAATATTCGTTCTGCACCGAGATCGGGCGCGGCCCGCCCGAACGCTCGGCCACGGCAGCCCATTGCGTCAGCCCCCAAGCGCTTTCGTTGCTCAGACCAAAGGCGCGGATCGTGCCGCGCTCGACCTCGCTCTGGAGCGCGCCGAGGGCGTCTTCCATATGAGCAATGGTCTCGGCCCGGTTCTGACCGGACGGGTCAAAGGTCCAATTCTTGCGGAACATATAGCTACCGCGGTTGGGCCAGTGAAATTGGTACAGGTCGATATAATCCGTCCGCAACCGCTTCAGCGAGCCTTCGATGGCACCGGGGATCGTGTCGGATGAAATCGGAG
It encodes:
- a CDS encoding NUDIX hydrolase — translated: MTIDKTKIRNAATVIVLRDRHVTPHILMGQRGAKAAFMPNKFVFPGGAVDAADARVPLAAPVNELCHGRLCDDAEPSLAHAIAVAAIRELWEETGLVLGRKGAWEGDVPADWKTFAATGHLPDASALQFVFRALTPPGRPRRFDARFFLVDAEDIASDPDDFDAACDELSHLQWVPLSRARSFDMPFITEVVLAEVAARARDTNPPASVPFFKNNDEESLFLRLHGRPMTG
- a CDS encoding DMT family transporter is translated as MDSIFAPDLWILVTLAAATFQTGRFMLQKHLATDTLSAGGATFSRFLYSAPFIALLLPLYLGLSGQALPALGPGFWLYGLMGGTAQIMATVCVVLLFKQRNFAVGITFKKTEVIQTVLMGWIVLGEGVSGAGFAAIALGVVGLLLLSGGAEAKGLRLADLRNRAAGLGIASGFLFAISAVCYRGASLAVVSDDPLLRAGVTLAAVVLMQTLIMAVWLRQREPGQMRRVWAARRVAVWIGLTSMGGSLCWFIAFTLQNAAYVKALGQVELMLSIAASTLFFRERISRREWAGMAVLALSILALVMAT
- a CDS encoding lipocalin family protein; translation: MGRFASSGARRVAVLMLLGALAACNRSAPPPAQTGFRNAEALIGATSRYDAAQFGGDWQVRAAFPKDANLRAVTFSPQGPTLIEHRQSCNAAGVCTDRRDLWALSEEGPARYTMRAAVGGAERAFWVLWVDEGFRTAVIGSPEGGYGWILDRRATGGEDRITAAQEILDFNGYDLSALQMRR
- a CDS encoding aldo/keto reductase — translated: MKMNKLGSSDIEVSHFCLGSMTWGTQNTAEEGHAQIDRALDAGINFMDTAEMYPVNLISAETVGRTEEIIGQWFARDKRRDEVVLASKHSGEGMQHARNGAPISSDTIPGAIEGSLKRLRTDYIDLYQFHWPNRGSYMFRKNWTFDPSGQNRAETIAHMEDALGALQSEVERGTIRAFGLSNESAWGLTQWAAVAERSGGPRPISVQNEYSLMCRLADTDVSETCVNEQIDMLSFSPLAAGLLTGKYQGGKVPAGSRLSLNEDLGGRVTPRAFEAVAAYLDVAQKHGLDPVQMALAWCATRPFMGSVIFGATSLEQLDVALGGSDLTLSDEVMADLDAAHKSHPMPY